In Daphnia magna isolate NIES linkage group LG7, ASM2063170v1.1, whole genome shotgun sequence, a single genomic region encodes these proteins:
- the LOC116927890 gene encoding uncharacterized protein LOC116927890 isoform X2: MVAGVSSSVLRAQGLSDCGTGGSPIKFEGVLLTQTVPVVGRMFMDLTTTTQLNATVEDNLQIRKVTTRVADNYQVPCLNGISGTCTVEFCSALTTYPDSVCTLFPADVPCSCPFLADVYVNPSAYVTFTSEWLAIEGGVNGDYITRTEIVSNIGTPEETILGCLLLEYALAAV; this comes from the exons ATGGTGGCGGGCGTTTCGTCCAGCGTCCTGAGGGCCCAGGGCCTTAGCGACTGTG gtacTGGTGGCTCTCCCATTAAATTTGAAGGAGTACTGCTCACTCAAACGGTTCCCGTTGTTGGCAGGATGTTCATGGATTTAACT accACTACTCAACTGAATGCCACAGTTGAAGACAATTTGCAAATCCGCAAAGTCACTACCCGAGTGGCCGACAACTATCAAGTTCCATGCCTGAACGGCATTTCTGGCACTTG CACTGTTGAGTTCTGCTCGGCCCTTACCACTTACCCAGATTCCGTCTGCACCCTCTTCCCTGCTGACGTGCCCTGCTCGTGCCCCTTCCTTGCCGACGTCTACGTCAATCCCTCCGCTTACGTCACTTTCACTTCCGAATGGCTCGCCATCGAAGGAGGCGTTAAC GGTGACTACATTACTCGCACTGAAATCGTTTCCAACATTGGCACTCCCGAGGAAACCATCTTGGGTTGTCTCCTTTTGGAGTACGCCTTGGCGGCTGTCTAA
- the LOC116927882 gene encoding ganglioside GM2 activator translates to MKFLIVAALLVATVSAKSVRINSLNNCGGPGAPITFSGTILTDPVSVPGVMNMDLTTVTTVAATAADGLTLRKVTTRTTDNFQVPCLNGIAGTCTLDFCTAIATYPEYVCSIFPADVPCSCPVDAGTYYAPEAFVTFDAAWLAIDGGVAGDYATRTEIVSSLGAPNELVLGCIDLTYTLSAA, encoded by the exons atgaaattcttgaTTGTTGCAGCTCTACTGGTGGCCACTGTTTCGGCCAAATCCGTAAGAATTAACAGCCTCAACAACTGCG GAGGCCCTGGAGCACCAATTACTTTCTCTGGAACAATCCTGACTGATCCCGTCTCCGTCCCAGGCGTTATGAATATGGATTTGACG ACTGTTACCACAGTCGCAGCCACTGCTGCCGATGGTTTGACGCTTCGTAAAGTCACCACACGCACAACCGACAACTTCCAAGTTCCCTGCTTGAACGGCATCGCTGGTACTTG caccCTTGATTTCTGCACCGCCATCGCAACTTACCCAGAATACGTGTGCTCAATATTCCCAGCTGATGTTCCATGCTCATGCCCTGTCGATGCTGGTACCTACTACGCTCCCGAGGCTTTCGTTACCTTCGATGCCGCATGGCTCGCCATCGATGGAGGAGTTGCT GGTGACTATGCCACTCGCACGGAAATCGTTTCCTCTCTTGGCGCACCCAACGAGCTCGTCTTGGGCTGCATTGACCTTACCTACACACTGTCTGCTGCCTAA
- the LOC116927890 gene encoding uncharacterized protein LOC116927890 isoform X1: MKFLIVIAAVMVAGVSSSVLRAQGLSDCGTGGSPIKFEGVLLTQTVPVVGRMFMDLTTTTQLNATVEDNLQIRKVTTRVADNYQVPCLNGISGTCTVEFCSALTTYPDSVCTLFPADVPCSCPFLADVYVNPSAYVTFTSEWLAIEGGVNGDYITRTEIVSNIGTPEETILGCLLLEYALAAV; the protein is encoded by the exons atgaaattcttgaTTGTTATCGCAGCTGTTATGGTGGCGGGCGTTTCGTCCAGCGTCCTGAGGGCCCAGGGCCTTAGCGACTGTG gtacTGGTGGCTCTCCCATTAAATTTGAAGGAGTACTGCTCACTCAAACGGTTCCCGTTGTTGGCAGGATGTTCATGGATTTAACT accACTACTCAACTGAATGCCACAGTTGAAGACAATTTGCAAATCCGCAAAGTCACTACCCGAGTGGCCGACAACTATCAAGTTCCATGCCTGAACGGCATTTCTGGCACTTG CACTGTTGAGTTCTGCTCGGCCCTTACCACTTACCCAGATTCCGTCTGCACCCTCTTCCCTGCTGACGTGCCCTGCTCGTGCCCCTTCCTTGCCGACGTCTACGTCAATCCCTCCGCTTACGTCACTTTCACTTCCGAATGGCTCGCCATCGAAGGAGGCGTTAAC GGTGACTACATTACTCGCACTGAAATCGTTTCCAACATTGGCACTCCCGAGGAAACCATCTTGGGTTGTCTCCTTTTGGAGTACGCCTTGGCGGCTGTCTAA